The following proteins are encoded in a genomic region of Alphaproteobacteria bacterium:
- a CDS encoding UbiX family flavin prenyltransferase codes for MTHKSLIIGITSASGSLYGIRLLEVLKQCGIETHLVMSKASVITLATETDFTPADIQQLATHSYQAHDIGAAIASGSFPCSGMIIAPCSIRTMSEIATGVTSSLLTRAADVTLKEARKLVLMVRETPLHVGHLRTMTHLAEIGAIIAPSVPAFYNRPQTLDDIINHSVGRILDLFNIDSQMVKRWGGK; via the coding sequence ATGACACACAAATCGCTCATTATTGGGATTACCAGTGCCTCAGGTAGCCTTTACGGAATAAGGCTTCTTGAAGTTCTTAAACAATGTGGGATAGAAACACATTTGGTCATGAGCAAAGCTTCAGTGATTACGCTTGCAACCGAAACAGACTTCACCCCTGCCGATATCCAACAACTTGCCACCCATTCATACCAGGCCCATGACATTGGGGCAGCCATTGCCAGCGGTTCTTTTCCTTGCTCAGGGATGATTATTGCTCCTTGCTCTATTCGTACCATGTCCGAGATAGCAACGGGGGTGACTTCCTCACTTTTAACCAGAGCAGCGGATGTAACGCTTAAAGAGGCCCGTAAATTAGTCTTAATGGTGAGGGAGACTCCTCTTCATGTTGGTCATTTAAGGACCATGACTCATTTAGCAGAAATAGGGGCTATTATTGCTCCTTCAGTGCCTGCTTTTTATAATCGTCCACAAACGCTTGATGATATTATTAATCACTCCGTTGGCCGCATTTTAGATTTATTTAATATCGACTCCCAGATGGTGAAACGCTGGGGCGGAAAGTGA
- a CDS encoding YdcH family protein produces the protein MEEDKLLKELDELKREHRELDQLIQTLDKDPQRCLFTIQRHKKRKLTLKDQIAYLECFLYPDLIA, from the coding sequence ATGGAAGAAGATAAGCTGTTGAAAGAGCTAGACGAACTTAAACGCGAACATCGCGAGCTGGATCAATTAATCCAAACGCTGGATAAAGACCCACAGCGTTGCCTTTTCACCATTCAGCGTCACAAAAAACGTAAATTGACACTCAAAGATCAAATCGCCTATCTTGAATGTTTCCTGTATCCTGATTTAATCGCCTGA